In a single window of the Hoyosella subflava DQS3-9A1 genome:
- a CDS encoding alpha/beta fold hydrolase — MANTEHTSGPGGSRRPAEVKSAGPVGPRPVPSAEPDKWAITSDGYRLALYTRGDQSKPTVLCVHGFPDDHGVWEPVAELLKDRYHVVLFDMRGAGRSDRPQRVAEYSVSQLADDIATVARTVADNGHVHLLAHNWGGAGAWDLALHPVDGIELLSLTTIGSASAEYYSAWVRDQLRFNWQHLRDLFGTWSINTYMTFFQVPVIAPALFKVGVADAAMSFAKWKFEKGKEPDGYGHRLASRNRDGLRIYSANIYSALFGAKPARHTGEPRKPVPSLVIVPENDKLFPPAAQAGAAEWAIDCRIRFVDGGHWLPSHQPELVAKMAADFIEEIEERQN, encoded by the coding sequence ATGGCAAATACGGAGCACACCTCCGGACCGGGCGGTTCCCGACGTCCCGCGGAAGTAAAGTCTGCTGGGCCGGTGGGGCCGCGGCCCGTTCCATCCGCCGAGCCCGACAAGTGGGCGATCACGTCGGATGGCTATCGACTGGCGCTATACACACGCGGCGACCAGTCCAAACCGACGGTGCTATGCGTACACGGGTTTCCCGATGACCACGGCGTCTGGGAGCCTGTAGCCGAGTTGCTCAAGGACAGGTACCACGTGGTGCTGTTCGACATGCGCGGCGCTGGACGCTCTGACCGTCCGCAGCGCGTGGCCGAGTACTCGGTGAGCCAGCTGGCCGACGACATCGCCACTGTCGCGCGGACCGTCGCGGACAACGGCCACGTGCACCTCCTGGCCCACAATTGGGGCGGGGCCGGGGCTTGGGATCTGGCACTGCACCCGGTCGACGGCATCGAACTACTGTCACTGACCACAATCGGGTCCGCGTCGGCTGAGTACTACTCGGCGTGGGTACGTGATCAGCTGCGGTTCAACTGGCAGCACCTCCGTGACCTGTTCGGCACGTGGAGCATTAACACCTACATGACGTTCTTTCAGGTGCCGGTGATTGCGCCGGCTCTGTTCAAGGTTGGTGTCGCCGATGCGGCGATGTCGTTCGCGAAGTGGAAGTTCGAGAAAGGCAAGGAACCGGATGGCTACGGCCACCGGCTCGCGAGCCGCAATCGCGACGGCCTTCGCATCTACTCCGCAAATATTTACAGTGCGCTCTTCGGTGCCAAACCGGCCCGGCACACTGGCGAACCTCGCAAGCCGGTGCCCTCGCTGGTAATCGTCCCCGAAAATGACAAGCTGTTCCCGCCGGCTGCACAAGCAGGCGCTGCGGAGTGGGCGATCGACTGCCGGATACGTTTTGTCGACGGAGGGCACTGGCTGCCGAGTCACCAGCCCGAACTCGTCGCGAAAATGGCAGCTGACTTTATCGAAGAAATCGAAGAGCGACAGAACTGA
- a CDS encoding tyrosine-protein phosphatase yields MPTVKSTIPNLRDLGGVPTAKGQVTQHARIYRSAQLGSTNSDALSELGVRTVIDLRSGPERVSQPSALPDGVTSVTADVLAARPDGVAARFAQALSDPDYATRILADGSAEQEILKTYRFFVLDAAARAAYRSLFRTIADPANHPVLFHCTAGKDRTGWAATMLLWLAGADADVLEHEYLGVNPAVDELFAPIYAAAVERGIQRELLYPVLRVQGSYLAEARGTVEREFGTIQNYLSKGIGLDDAVIADARSAIVAL; encoded by the coding sequence GTGCCAACGGTAAAAAGCACCATCCCCAACCTCAGAGATCTTGGTGGCGTCCCGACGGCGAAGGGCCAAGTCACCCAGCACGCACGGATCTATCGCTCAGCACAGTTGGGAAGCACGAATTCGGACGCACTTTCCGAACTCGGCGTGCGCACGGTCATCGATTTGCGGTCGGGGCCCGAACGTGTCAGTCAGCCCAGCGCACTCCCCGACGGAGTTACGTCTGTCACCGCGGACGTGCTCGCCGCGCGGCCCGACGGAGTTGCGGCGAGATTCGCGCAAGCGCTGTCAGATCCGGACTATGCGACAAGAATCCTTGCGGACGGGTCGGCCGAGCAGGAAATCCTGAAGACATACCGGTTCTTTGTGCTCGACGCCGCCGCTCGGGCAGCCTATCGGTCGCTCTTCCGCACAATCGCCGATCCCGCGAACCATCCCGTCCTTTTCCACTGCACGGCCGGAAAGGACCGCACTGGGTGGGCAGCAACTATGTTGCTCTGGCTGGCGGGTGCCGATGCTGACGTGCTGGAACACGAATACCTTGGTGTGAACCCGGCTGTGGATGAATTGTTCGCTCCGATCTATGCGGCCGCCGTCGAGCGAGGCATCCAGCGTGAACTCCTTTACCCCGTATTGCGGGTTCAAGGGTCTTACCTGGCTGAGGCGCGCGGGACCGTCGAGCGCGAGTTCGGCACCATTCAGAATTACCTCAGTAAGGGAATTGGGCTTGACGATGCCGTTATCGCCGACGCTCGAAGCGCAATCGTCGCACTTTGA
- a CDS encoding BCCT family transporter: MSTEPPRATTESSDSPIAKAWSSLLKPVFIPASLVILGLIAFAAVYGGTAEDAFSTLNSFIADGVGWWYILAATGFVVFALYCALSKIGRIRLGRDDEDPEFGLLSWFAMLFSAGMGIGLLFYGVAEPLMHYLSPPDAGQVEGATDAAANQALQLTMFHWGLHAWSIYVVVGLGLAYMTFRKGRPLAVRWLLEPLLGRERVEGWIGHAIDAVAIIGTLFGVATSLGFGVQQIMAGLEFLGWIESSNYWILGIVAVITLIATVSVVSGVHRGLKWLSNINMTLAAILALFVALAGATLFLLQAWVQNLGNYFQALPELMLRTAPFSEDGWAAAWTIFYWGWWISWAPFVGMFIARISRGRTIREFVAGVLIAPTLVSSLWFTIFGDSAILRQREVGDIAPEGSVNADTALFAHLDTLPLATITSVLAICVVVFFFVTSSDSGSLVVDILATGGAVETSKITRVYWAVLEGFAAAVLLVVGGSESLTALQTASIATAVPFSIIMVLACFSLLRAFRYDVSRMPTYVRVVQVSGESPAGGGISLPTEEAQPSAPLPPHVTKKPWRGVRGVSATFAGLSSWDKRDDRRDQTGLLVSVRAVPPGDVTVDPATGRVHTSTDAPDPLGGEVFDTPEFAASHEGSVLKAAEESGETAGESEKQEP; this comes from the coding sequence GTGTCTACAGAACCTCCGCGGGCAACTACAGAGAGTAGCGACTCACCAATCGCAAAAGCGTGGTCTTCACTGCTCAAACCAGTTTTCATTCCCGCATCACTCGTCATCCTAGGGCTCATCGCATTCGCGGCGGTGTATGGCGGCACCGCTGAAGACGCTTTCTCGACGCTCAACTCCTTCATCGCTGACGGTGTCGGCTGGTGGTACATTCTCGCGGCAACCGGATTCGTGGTGTTCGCGTTGTATTGCGCGCTGTCGAAGATCGGGCGAATCCGCCTCGGCCGTGATGATGAGGACCCGGAATTCGGGCTGCTCTCGTGGTTCGCGATGTTGTTCAGCGCCGGCATGGGCATCGGCTTGCTCTTCTACGGCGTCGCTGAACCGCTTATGCACTATCTTTCCCCGCCGGATGCTGGACAGGTTGAGGGCGCCACGGATGCCGCGGCCAATCAGGCACTGCAACTCACGATGTTCCATTGGGGCCTCCACGCGTGGTCAATCTACGTCGTTGTCGGCCTCGGCCTCGCGTACATGACATTCCGCAAGGGCCGTCCGCTCGCCGTGCGCTGGCTCCTCGAACCGCTCCTGGGGAGGGAACGCGTCGAGGGCTGGATCGGCCACGCCATTGATGCCGTCGCCATCATCGGCACACTCTTTGGTGTCGCGACGTCGCTCGGGTTTGGTGTCCAGCAGATCATGGCGGGCCTCGAGTTCCTGGGGTGGATCGAGTCATCCAACTACTGGATTCTGGGCATCGTCGCGGTCATCACTCTGATCGCGACCGTCTCTGTCGTGTCCGGTGTGCACCGCGGCCTGAAGTGGCTGTCGAACATTAATATGACCTTGGCGGCGATCCTGGCACTGTTCGTCGCCCTGGCTGGTGCCACACTGTTTCTTCTGCAAGCGTGGGTACAGAACCTCGGTAACTATTTCCAGGCCTTGCCGGAATTGATGCTACGCACAGCACCGTTTTCGGAAGACGGCTGGGCAGCCGCGTGGACGATCTTCTATTGGGGCTGGTGGATCAGCTGGGCACCCTTCGTCGGCATGTTCATCGCACGCATCTCACGGGGAAGGACCATCCGCGAGTTTGTCGCTGGCGTGCTGATCGCCCCTACGCTCGTGAGCTCGCTCTGGTTCACGATCTTCGGTGACTCGGCGATCCTGCGGCAGCGCGAAGTCGGCGATATCGCGCCGGAAGGCTCGGTGAACGCAGACACGGCGCTGTTCGCTCACCTAGACACACTCCCGCTCGCAACAATCACGAGTGTCCTCGCGATCTGTGTCGTGGTCTTCTTCTTCGTCACGTCCTCGGACTCCGGGTCCCTCGTCGTGGACATCCTCGCGACCGGTGGCGCAGTCGAAACATCCAAGATCACGCGCGTGTACTGGGCGGTTCTTGAAGGCTTCGCCGCGGCCGTCCTTCTCGTTGTTGGTGGCAGCGAATCACTCACAGCGCTGCAAACCGCCTCGATCGCAACCGCTGTGCCATTCTCGATCATCATGGTGCTCGCGTGCTTCTCCCTGTTGCGCGCGTTCCGGTATGACGTGTCGCGGATGCCGACGTATGTTCGCGTCGTCCAGGTCTCTGGTGAGTCTCCGGCCGGTGGCGGTATTTCGCTGCCAACAGAGGAAGCCCAACCCTCGGCACCCCTCCCGCCCCACGTAACCAAGAAGCCGTGGCGCGGCGTGCGCGGCGTCTCCGCGACCTTCGCTGGTCTCAGTTCGTGGGACAAGCGGGACGACAGGCGGGATCAGACAGGCCTCCTCGTTTCGGTGCGTGCAGTGCCGCCGGGTGACGTTACCGTCGATCCCGCAACAGGACGGGTGCATACGAGCACCGATGCTCCGGATCCCCTCGGTGGCGAGGTATTCGACACACCTGAGTTCGCTGCGTCACACGAGGGCTCGGTACTCAAAGCAGCCGAAGAGTCCGGTGAAACAGCAGGCGAAAGCGAGAAACAGGAGCCGTAA
- a CDS encoding SulP family inorganic anion transporter, which translates to MSHTPGAPLVATERPDTSVRGALRSFPRLKTEVLAGLVVALALIPEAIAFSIILGVDPQVGLFASFTMAVVIAFTGGRPAMITAATGAIALVLAPVVRDYGIEYLFATVILGGLMQLALSFLGVARLMRFIPRSVMIGFVNALAILIFMSQIPHLVGVPNLVYPMVAVGLLIIFMLPRITNVVPAPLVAIVILTVITAVFALSVPDVGDEGELPSSLPMFLIPDVPFTIETLQIIAPYALAMALVGLIESLLTAKIVDDITDTHSNKTREGLGQGTANFITGFFGGMGGCAMIGQTIINVKVSGARTRISTFLAGIFLLALVVGLGDLVGMIPMAALVAVMIMVSINTMDWHSISPATLRHMPLPETAVMLVTVGVTVFTHNLAYGVISGVITAMVMFARRVAHFVSVEKVTETDTTKDGHIDTRVYRVSGELFFASSNDLVYQFDYSSDPENVVIDLSESHIWDASTVAALDSITTKYRQRGKRVTIIGLNEASQERHNRLSGKLGGEH; encoded by the coding sequence GTGAGCCACACTCCCGGCGCACCCCTTGTTGCCACGGAGCGTCCTGACACTTCGGTGCGTGGGGCTCTGCGCTCGTTCCCCCGATTGAAGACCGAGGTTCTTGCGGGGCTAGTCGTCGCGCTTGCTCTCATCCCCGAAGCAATCGCGTTCTCGATCATTCTCGGCGTTGACCCGCAAGTGGGCTTGTTCGCCTCCTTCACGATGGCTGTGGTCATCGCCTTCACTGGCGGCCGTCCGGCCATGATCACGGCCGCAACAGGGGCGATAGCGCTGGTGCTGGCGCCCGTCGTCCGGGACTACGGGATCGAGTATCTTTTTGCCACCGTCATTCTCGGCGGCTTGATGCAACTCGCGCTGAGCTTCCTTGGCGTGGCGCGCCTGATGCGATTCATCCCGCGAAGCGTCATGATCGGCTTCGTCAATGCGCTCGCGATACTGATTTTCATGTCGCAGATCCCGCACCTGGTCGGCGTTCCCAATCTCGTGTACCCGATGGTTGCGGTGGGACTGCTGATCATCTTCATGCTGCCCCGAATCACCAACGTGGTGCCTGCTCCGCTCGTCGCGATCGTCATTCTCACCGTCATCACCGCCGTTTTCGCCCTGTCCGTCCCGGACGTGGGCGACGAAGGTGAACTGCCGTCGTCGCTGCCGATGTTCCTCATCCCGGACGTACCGTTCACGATCGAAACATTGCAGATCATCGCGCCGTATGCGCTCGCGATGGCGCTCGTGGGCCTCATCGAATCGCTGCTGACGGCAAAGATCGTCGACGACATCACCGACACGCACTCGAACAAGACGCGTGAGGGCCTAGGTCAGGGCACTGCAAACTTCATCACCGGCTTCTTCGGCGGTATGGGTGGCTGCGCGATGATCGGCCAGACCATCATCAACGTGAAGGTGTCGGGAGCCCGGACCCGCATTTCGACGTTCCTCGCAGGTATCTTCCTGCTCGCGCTTGTTGTGGGCCTTGGCGATCTTGTCGGAATGATTCCCATGGCCGCACTCGTCGCCGTCATGATCATGGTGTCGATCAACACGATGGACTGGCACTCGATTTCCCCGGCGACACTACGACACATGCCACTCCCCGAAACAGCGGTAATGCTTGTGACCGTGGGGGTCACTGTCTTCACCCACAACCTGGCATACGGCGTTATCTCCGGCGTCATCACCGCGATGGTGATGTTTGCCCGCCGTGTGGCCCACTTCGTCAGCGTCGAAAAGGTCACCGAAACCGACACCACGAAAGACGGACATATCGACACCCGCGTGTACCGCGTCAGTGGTGAACTATTCTTCGCCTCCTCCAATGATCTCGTCTACCAGTTCGACTACTCCAGCGACCCCGAGAACGTGGTCATCGATTTGTCCGAATCCCACATTTGGGATGCGTCAACGGTCGCCGCCCTGGATTCGATCACCACCAAATACCGGCAACGCGGCAAACGTGTCACCATCATCGGCCTCAATGAGGCATCGCAAGAACGGCATAACCGACTCAGCGGCAAGCTCGGTGGAGAACACTGA
- a CDS encoding SRPBCC family protein — MVHVQRTFIVDKPITVVAEYLADFSNTVEWDPGTVNCTRIDDGPIRVGAEWRNTSRVLGRETELVYELAEHHADHVKFVGRNKTATAIDDIRLRAENGETEVNYTAEITFHGLAKIASPVMRLFFERLGNKVVVEMQMAVSAL; from the coding sequence ATGGTGCACGTCCAACGAACCTTCATCGTCGACAAGCCAATCACAGTTGTCGCCGAGTATCTTGCCGATTTCAGTAACACCGTCGAATGGGATCCGGGCACGGTGAACTGCACGCGCATCGACGACGGCCCCATACGCGTCGGCGCTGAATGGCGAAACACGTCGCGGGTGCTCGGGCGCGAGACTGAACTTGTTTACGAACTCGCCGAACATCATGCTGACCATGTGAAGTTCGTGGGCCGCAACAAGACGGCGACTGCGATCGACGACATCCGGCTACGTGCCGAAAACGGTGAGACCGAGGTCAATTACACCGCTGAAATCACGTTTCACGGTCTGGCGAAAATCGCTTCGCCCGTGATGCGACTGTTCTTTGAGCGTCTCGGCAACAAGGTCGTCGTGGAGATGCAGATGGCGGTATCGGCTCTATAG
- a CDS encoding GNAT family N-acetyltransferase — protein sequence MWAIRPVQDADSEQLIALIGACWSEFPGCILDVDLEEQWLRAPAAAYAAFGGAFWVADDEGMILGSSGFRPSLASLAEIKGVYVAASARRHGLATVLVKQAEQSALDAGYTGVQAWSDTRFTGAHNLYARLGYARTGRSRDLHDISHSTEIEFAKEL from the coding sequence ATGTGGGCAATTCGCCCGGTACAGGATGCCGATTCGGAGCAACTCATCGCGCTCATCGGTGCGTGCTGGTCGGAGTTCCCCGGTTGCATTCTCGACGTGGACCTAGAAGAACAGTGGTTACGTGCACCAGCCGCGGCGTATGCGGCTTTCGGGGGTGCCTTCTGGGTCGCGGACGATGAGGGCATGATCCTGGGCTCCTCGGGCTTCCGCCCAAGTCTGGCTTCTTTAGCGGAGATTAAGGGCGTGTATGTTGCGGCGTCAGCACGACGGCATGGCCTGGCAACCGTTCTCGTGAAGCAGGCAGAGCAGTCTGCACTCGACGCCGGATACACCGGAGTTCAGGCCTGGTCAGACACGCGGTTCACGGGCGCGCACAACTTATACGCACGGCTCGGGTACGCGCGCACGGGACGGTCCCGCGATCTCCACGATATTTCCCATTCGACTGAGATCGAATTCGCGAAGGAACTATAG